One Arachis hypogaea cultivar Tifrunner chromosome 2, arahy.Tifrunner.gnm2.J5K5, whole genome shotgun sequence genomic window, TAAACCTCTGACTCTCAAAAATCATATAGAAGATAaagtgaaaatatataaaaaaattcatacgatataactttatttaaataaatttacctGGCTACAGCTGTACAAACATCTTCCACCAAATGCCCATGCCAAGCCAGTAACCTGGAGGAAATCGACATTGAAGAAATCAACAAAGTATTGCAGCTTCAAGAAGTCATCTAACTCAAGAGAAaggaacaataataatattaaaagaatagaattataaattttgaacaataaaataaaaaacctaCAATATAGTCATGTGCATCATATGAACCAAGCTTGTTGAATTCCTTAGAAGATATGTCACATAGCCATATTTCAAAGGAACCAGAACCTTTGCCTATTGCTAAAAGCATCTTGGAAGAGCATTGGACATGCACAGTTACTGAAAGTACAGAAACTGGGACAACATTGACAGTGATAACCTATTTAGATATTGAAAACTCAGTAAATGAACGGCTGAGAAAGAAAGATAGAAGTGAAAAGAGTCTGAAATTTAAGTAAGAACTAGAAACTACCTCCTTCAACAAAATGAACACATTCTGATCCACTTCTGTTGATTTAATCAATTTGTGATAGTCACCCAACCAAACCTTGACACTGATAAGTGCATATATTTCAGCTTAGGTCAGATATTTGGTGCAAAATGTAACAACATACACACAGTCTAATTAGAAGTGTGAGGGAACTGAGGATCAATACATTGACCACTTAATCAAGAGTCTAAGGTGCTATGTCAAGAATGATTCATTTTAACTCACCTCCCATCAGAGCTTCCAGTAACTAATAAAATTTGTGGATTTGAGGAATTAACAGAAAATGACAACCAACTTATTGTTGTAACCCATGAATTGTGTGCTTCAAGAAATCCAACAAATTTCACAGCAGATGGGATTTTTCCACCCTCAATAGTATAGCAATCTGGTGCATAAAATCTCCATAAAGAAATTTTACCAGACTTCCCTCCAACAGCAAGTAGGCTGACAGTAGCATGAATATCATGCAGTAAAGGAGACCATGAAACAACAATTGAGCTTAGCACTGCGCTGCGAGTAGCATATTGATCAGCACTTATCACAGGCAACATGTCGTTCTCGGGAACTGTTTTCAAGGATTTCTTTTTAGGTTTAGCCACAGAATCTATTTCATCTGATGCATTTCTCTGCATGAACAATCTAACTTTAAGTACATAAAATCAAATTAACACAGAATAAAATTGTTTCAGTTAACCACAATTGTTTTAGCTGTAGTTAACTATGATTTAcagttaaaaaaaatgatgagaatgAATGTACAACTTATTATAGAAAAACCATAGTTTATACTACCAACAAGAAAAATGGCCATTTTGTTCATGAAGCATATACGACAAAAgaaaggattttttattttatttgaaattaaatccatatcatatttaatatatatacttaAGTATCAGAACAAGCATCGTCATGACTCGATTTCAACAAAAGTCCAATATTAGATTCTCTAGAGACTGTGTGTGGGGTGCGTACATATATAAGTAACATACATCCAGGTCATATAAACTTTGTTAATGTCCCTTTATTTTGAAACAGCATTTTTCAAGTTATTGATTAATCATCTGATCTTTTCTTTTCTGCTGGCATAAAATAGATGATGTCAAAAGATGATATATATCATGAGCACGACTGGTCTCAGAATAACTAATTCTACCCCAAGTAGAGTATGAAAAAAGAAAACCAACCAAGAACATGGATGGATAAGATAACTTACTTTGGAAAACTCTAATGGAGTCCCCGTGCCTTGAAACTCAGTACATTGCAAATATTCAAATAGACGTTCACTAACGTTCACAACCTAAACAAAATAAGAATAGTGGCAGTTGGCAGGCAAGTAAACATGAAAACTATAAACACTTTCTATTTCAGTTCCATAAATGGAAACGCAAAAAGGAATTAGACACAACATACTTTCTATTTTACATATTTACAGCTAACATTTAATTTTTCTCCGAAGATGCTACAAATTACAACTTTTCTCAATCAGATCTGCTTTCAAAAGAAGCAATATCCCTATCCCAATCCCAATATAAATTATGCAGTTCACAGTTTTcagtttcatgttttctttaggCACACAAAGATGGCATCAGTTCCTATTCCACACGATAAACCACTTTTATTGCACACACCTCAATCCATTCTGAACAGAAATCACAAAAGGGTGGACGATAAACCTTCACGTGTCCTTCGCTAGTGCAAACAGCCAACAAGCACCTgtgaataatatatattacttatcGAATAAAATATCAATTTTGTCATTGAATAGAAATAACTGTGCATCTTTGCTTGCTAATCATCAAATTCTTACCCTGAATTCAAAGAAATGCCAAGTGGCGACCATGATATTGACTGAACAACAGGCTTATCATCACGGTACAAACTAATAGGGAGGAGGCATCCAGAGATTAAATCTGTGCAATGCATGATTCAATTCAGACATGTTAGCATTCTGTGGTTGGCAGCTctaattcaaaattattaaaaattccctttaccaaatattaataataaacaaCAAGATTGACAATGCTACATGACAAAGAAAACTCCCTCCAAACCATAAAACTCATCCCTATATGAGCactaccaaaaataaaaatctcCATATACTATATAACAAATGAGTAGTTTCACATGTTTGGCATTGACCATGTAAGGTAATGTGGTTTTCCCGTTAATGGTTCCTTTATTTTTCTGGTTTCTCAAGGGATTACCCATCCCTACTACTAGGAAAAAAGGCTAACCCCTCTTCAGTAATAGTCAGGCTTCCCTCCCAATCAGGTCCTCTCAACTCATAATTGAATGGGATACTCCATAGTGTTGTATATCGACTATAGCAAGGTTTGAACCTAGTTCTTCATGCATACTACCCAAACTCCTCACCACTAAACCACTCTTAGGTAGTGTTTGCTTTCAGAGACTGAAACTGGGactcagtattgtgtttggttGCCAGATACtagaactaaaattttagtttcgcAACACAAAATTCCAATCCCTTTAGTACCTCAAAAAGTGGAGAAACGGGACTGAAATTTCtaaagatggagactgaaacttttaACATTTTCTTTAATAACTAAAGGTATTTTAGTAAATATCTTTATTTCATCTCCATATTCATCTTGAACCAAACAAGATACTAAGACATAATGTAGTCATATACACTTTACACCAAACATAATATAGAGACTTAATTTAGTCTTAGTCTCAGTCTCCGTCACCTTCCCAAACACAGCCTTAGCGACTAACAAAGCTGCTTCCTACATTTGTGTAGCCAATGCTTTGTGCTTTGTGGTTATGGAACCGTTTAAACCAGGTGATGAATAACTTTTAAAGCCCCAATGAATTTCATGATCCaaccattaaaataaaataaaatcttatgaaaataaaagaaaaaacataatAAGTGAGTAGCTTATGAATTTGACCTTTTCTTTCAACAAAGCCAAAGAGGAATGGCTCAATTGGAGAGATTTTGATTATTCCACGTGGTCCATGAGGCATGTCTGGTCTCTGACCAAGGGAAAAAAAGGACAAAAAAAGTTAGATAtaaaaacatatatttttataaaaatacataaataaaagagaaagaagggaagagtACAAACAAGAATGGTAACGAAGTGGGCGGTAGCAACAGCAAGGAGGTTGTCTTGGGACCAAGCAATGGCGTTTGGGAAACTAGGCGAACCAAGAAGCATAGTAGTCTGTAACGGTGCtggagaggaagaggaagaagccaTGTGTTTATCACTCGTCAATGTAGCTCGTCCTTCTTctgtttaaataaaaatcaaaatgacAAAACTAAAAATTGAAAAGAGCGGTAGTGACAGTGCCAACGAAATAAACCAAACCCATCTTGGTTGAACTGCATATAAGATAGGTGAGAACCATCTCTACATAATGTAATCTAATCTTAGGGTTTTAGTTGTGAAATTGTGGAAGATTTTAGAGAGCGAGACAGAGAaaatttttagagagaaaaacaggAAAGAAGGGAAACTGAGTAGTGCAATGTTGAGAGAAGAATGGTGTGTTCCAACAATATCAACTGGTTGGATCGTGACATGCATATTGCAAGCCATTCGGATTATGAGGTTAGTTTAGTATATACCAAAGTTGCGAGAACCAAATCGGTCAATGAATCGGTCAAGTGACTAGTTCAATGTTCTGAATACAGTCGAActtgtttaattaaatataaaataaaattattaaaatacattataattttttaaatatttaatttcaatgactggtataataacaataataaaattcaaaatttcacaaCTCACATaataatttatctatatttcatcattaaaattttacattcaagtccaaacatcaaaatttataattaagagaAAATCAAAATGCACATAAGTCATAgagtaaatcaaaataaaaaaatcaaaataagctATCAATTAGCAATGAGAATAAAACAATCAAAACTTATAACTTGGTTGACTCAGTATGAAGACCAAGAGAAATCAAAGGGATTCACTTCACTTCtgcccattttttatttttgaatgacATTATTGCTCACTGCTAATTAACGTATCTCTGTATATTGTACTAACACTATATACTATTATATTGTACTAACACTATATACTACTACTATTCAGAGTACTTATCCTAATACAATATTAATAGTTGTAGATGCACTATAGCTTCTTTAGAATGCAATTATTTTTATAAGCAAGTTAATAAACATGACTAAAGGTTGATTGCATTTGATAAAGGAAAAATTAGtaacacaaaattaaaatgaaaacgaAACGAAATAGAGAGAGAAATCAACAATCATGTGAAGGTGTATGAGTACCTTTGTTCCAAAGAGGAAAGTGCAAATCAAACCCATCCATGAATGAAGACTATAGAAATTGGCCACAATCCCATCCTTCCCCTAAATTGAATCGAATTCCAAATATTCTAGAAGCTAAAGCCACACCTTGCTAAATTCACTTATTTTTTCAATGGAATAGAACCAGGCAACTATCTGTGCACCAAAATTGCACCAAAATTACAGCAAGAACAATattgtttataaaaataaattaattaattagaatttacattatgatttttttaaacaaGATTCAGAGCTAATTAAACCCAAGTTACCTCCTCCACTTGAGAGAATAAATCCAATGACCATCAGCAAAGTACGAAAAACCTGCAATTACTAGAGTATATGAGAAAAAGCAAGTTTTTGGAATAAAAAGTGTAAGGAAGGAAAccagaaagtaaagagaagagagagtggtggtgTGACTCTGTGCACTGCATACTACATCGATGAAGTCTTgttgagaaagaaaagggaaaaaggtGGATTTGAAGGAAAGAGCCCAAAAAACGATAAGGAGTGTGCAACTGAAAGCCCTAGAAGTCTTGCTGCAAAGAAGACAAGTGCGGAACAGAGACGTAAGCTAGCAACCGTGAGCAGAGGTGAGGCGACGATGACAGTAAATGACGCCGGCGACTGTCCGACGATGGAGAAGGTGGGGTGAGTAGCTGCGCTCTCTCTTCTGTGTTTAATGTTGGTGGGTCACtgatttcaattattttttttaacttcataAAAGGAGGTTAATAGTGTCTCAGCAGAAGGATCAACTAAAACAACGGGGTTAATGCGATTTACCGATTATCCACGAATTCGACccatttttttacttattttttatctaggaattttttaacaattaacttttgatgaatttaaaaaaacaacttttttgaattattttgtttaaaaaatattatataaaaataaatttatgttttaatatattataaaaaaaattatttatcaattatgtttaaatataataatataaaaatatttttttatttgtttattatataaaaaatctttttttttaagaaaaaatcatttaaacaaaaatataaattataatttttcaaaaaaaatattatttctattaattgtcaactcaatttttttaatttaatttttttagtttaataatttaacaatatattttgtcacatatttttaaatattgatagtcattgataattaaaaacaataaaaacaataaattcagaTAATGCTCTAATATTCTTCTCCTATAAATTATTAACTATCCTAATTAAAAGCTACTAATTACTCTTTAATTATCTTAATATCACTTTAAACTTATTTAggtgaatttttatgaaaatattatttttcaaataattttttttaagattaaaaaaataggtTTTTGAAATAAAAGTTGGGAGTACCGTGGGAGTACATGAAAAAGTACAGTGCACTTTAGTTGTTTTAttcgttatttttttatttttcaattgtaATATGTtccattataattaaaaaaattcaataatacaAAATTACTAGTAGAGCCTGCTCCTATGAAATTATGGTCTTATATTCTTACgaggaaatattttttttcaacttgCAACTGAAAATAATATCAAAAGAGAAAGATTTTATAACTACAAGAGAATAATGTATTAATTAAAGACGACCTTATAAATTGCAGCCTAATTTAATAACTACAagagaattataattttttatgaaaattttttagaaaaaaccagtagaaattccaataaaaaaaaacaaaaaaacaatagGATAGcaaaaaagagaggagagaaaaaatAAAGTACCCAGCGGAGATGATGGCAAAGCAGAGTCTTTGAGTAGTAGCTTCACAGATTCACAAATAAAAGAGGCAGTGATCCCAGAGTGGATAAGAAGGAACAACGAAGCTGAGCAGATGCTAAGGGACAGCGGAGCAGAGTCGATGTGAAGGGAGGGCACACCGAAGCCCACGCGAAGAACAATAGAGTGTAGCAAAGGCAAACACAGAGTCACAGTGCTAGGCTTCCATTGAGGAGGTTTGGGAATGGAGTGTGAGGGAAGAAAGAGAGGAGGACGCAATGGGATGAGTAGAAAAAGGGGCCCAAGAGGAAGAGAGGTGAGAGAGAAAGGGCAGAAATCTATCGTTGTATtttataaaaatcgaatttttgcATTTAATAATAAAACTTACCTAATGTGTTCGGGAGAatagtttttttattaattatagagtTAACTATCATTTTTACCCACGAAAATTGAAAATACTGATATATCTACTcataaaaaaaggaaattaccatttgtactcatgaaatatggatttcgcataacaaaattatccaaacactaaaaaattacctaaaattctTAAATTACCCTTATCTTCACCACTACACAACCTCCTTCACCCAATTACCTTTCTAACCCTAACTCTCTTCACCCAGTCACCACCCCCCTTttcctttctaatctcaaatggttttaaccttgaatttcttgaaaataatatctaataattttattgattattattattattattattgagtgactatatatatatatatatatatatatatatatatttaatgaataaatttatcattattttggtccaaaaaatatagtacaatattattgtgtaattaataataattattattttattttattttatttttggtcggaggactattatgtctaatagagagaaacgttggggattgatttgtacattagtttttcttGGAGACTAAAATGTCCGGTTTTTTAATTTTCGGggactgatctgggtaattactcTGCCGAAAAATGAACTCGGGACTGATTTGTCTGCCAGAGTAAAATCTTggggattgatctgtgtattagtTTTCCTTGGAGACTAGAATGTCCGATTCTAAAATTCTTGGGGACTGATTTGAGTAATTACTCATATTTTTTTAGACTACTTTaataaagacactaaaaatatatttttttctaaagacGTTTACATGTATCATGTTATTATTAGACATctttattaaattggttaataatttatttttaataaaccagaacaaaattggtttattatagcaataataataaactCAATTGTCTGCATTATAATTTTTAGATCCGATTTGATTCGATCGAATTGCACAATCTAAAccgaatatctttaaattttttgataaaaaacaaatatattcctaactttttgttttgcggacattttgtaacaccctaccacacagagtcttatgcttaagtcataaaacaagggtgacgaggtattacgacctttaaaagcaaaatttagtacgtatagtagtgtgaaaaatgttcataactaggagcctttggaGAAAAAGGGGGTAAATCAAAACCGATAAATCGTAAAGCGCAACGCTTCGATcgtaaatgaacatataaagagTAAGCTAACGCGAAAagatatacaaaagagtgccaaaatacatatatcaagactCGGAACTCGGTTTGCGAaaataaccggtccgagcataaaagtatacatacatatatataaagaaaCTACTCAAAAGACAACCCAACAGACAATATACCGAACCTGTTTCTTCAAAAtgacctctaagaggagtcaatacagaatatatatatatatatatatatatatatatatatatatatatatatatatatatatatatatatatatatatatatatatatacacacaatggagaatataagtatctaaacaagtatataaaccaaaatacaaTCCCGAGAGCTAAGGATCTCCGCCAAAATGGAAGTTTCCAGTAAGCCTCAAtgaggagcctcacgtcctgcatctgaaaaccacaaagtCTACATGGGTGAGAagcggaggttctcagcatggtaacagtacccaaatatcgaacatgtaatgtcctgaaaaagtcgaaggcaatcctagaacttccattTTACAATCAAACCGTATAAATACAACTAAACCATGAGAAAAGTGAAAATAGGCGACTAACTTAAGGATCTTTAGGCTAACTAAACatcccctttccaaatcctgcAAACCTCCAAACCGCCAACAGTAATTGAGATGCAAACACAAgtatatcaaacaaagaaatgtCCAAGTAGGAAACAGATAAGACAATTAGGTAATTAGCAAGTAATGATGCAATCAATTAGGCAATCCAGACAAATCACATacaatgcatatgatgtatgcctgtcgtagtggctgatgagtctcatctgtcagttataaagccagcccgacaagtcctgtagctaaccattggattgtccctctgtcgtgtatcCCCAACTGGAGTTATCCAAAACATAAACATCATATACATATATCCAACActctcactggtgtatatttacgggggtgagctcatccagaactttcacagtgtccggccacacttacgacatagggtcagcagagtatcgagtctccacctggagtcCTGGTGGCTAGCCACCGCTTTCACCcaagaaaactcgtatctcagataagtgGAGTGCAAACAATCACAATAATCAACCATTCAGCATATATACATTTAATCATAGCCATACATTTATATTcgtctcagccatccggcttacaaATCATaattcatactcagccataatcagcatcacacacagccattcggctcatatcaCACTCAGTCATTCGGCTCATATCATATACAACACTCCACCATTCTCTTCAACAATTCATATCATCCTCTTTTATCATAACTCATCATGACATCccctttcttcatccacaagttaccctcTCCCCTAGCTTACTCTCATTTTATTGGAGTTTGTCttgtgttttatttatgttttactgATAAGATGTAATTTAAACTCTATGATAACGTTGCGTATTGCAAGTGGAGTCATCATCCACGATTCAAGGCATGGGCATCGAAGAAAATGACGTCTGTTAGGCACGACATAGACTATATGGAAGAAGTCAGTATCCGTCTTAAGTTGTTATGAATAATTT contains:
- the LOC112746148 gene encoding uncharacterized protein isoform X4, whose amino-acid sequence is MDGFDLHFPLWNKEEGRATLTSDKHMASSSSSPAPLQTTMLLGSPSFPNAIAWSQDNLLAVATAHFVTILRPDMPHGPRGIIKISPIEPFLFGFVERKDLISGCLLPISLYRDDKPVVQSISWSPLGISLNSGCLLAVCTSEGHVKVYRPPFCDFCSEWIEVVNVSERLFEYLQCTEFQGTGTPLEFSKRNASDEIDSVAKPKKKSLKTVPENDMLPVISADQYATRSAVLSSIVVSWSPLLHDIHATVSLLAVGGKSGKISLWRFYAPDCYTIEGGKIPSAVKFVGFLEAHNSWVTTISWLSFSVNSSNPQILLVTGSSDGSVKVWLGDYHKLIKSTEVDQNVFILLKEVITVNVVPVSVLSVTVHVQCSSKMLLAIGKGSGSFEIWLCDISSKEFNKLGSYDAHDYIVTGLAWAFGGRCLYSCSQWFSRFTAFTILVPQIQNLLHWSPRSSTRDQYGA
- the LOC112746148 gene encoding uncharacterized protein isoform X3, with the translated sequence MDGFDLHFPLWNKEEGRATLTSDKHMASSSSSPAPLQTTMLLGSPSFPNAIAWSQDNLLAVATAHFVTILRPDMPHGPRGIIKISPIEPFLFGFVERKDLISGCLLPISLYRDDKPVVQSISWSPLGISLNSGCLLAVCTSEGHVKVYRPPFCDFCSEWIEVVNVSERLFEYLQCTEFQGTGTPLEFSKRNASDEIDSVAKPKKKSLKTVPENDMLPVISADQYATRSAVLSSIVVSWSPLLHDIHATVSLLAVGGKSGKISLWRFYAPDCYTIEGGKIPSAVKFVGFLEAHNSWVTTISWLSFSVNSSNPQILLVTGSSDGSVKVWLGDYHKLIKSTEVDQNVFILLKEVITVNVVPVSVLSVTVHVQCSSKMLLAIGKGSGSFEIWLCDISSKEFNKLGSYDAHDYIVTGLAWAFGGRCLYSCSQWFSRFTAFTILVPQIQNLLHWSPRSSTRYHIGPWTLSSIRSGNKVLSWL
- the LOC112746148 gene encoding uncharacterized protein isoform X1, with product MDGFDLHFPLWNKEEGRATLTSDKHMASSSSSPAPLQTTMLLGSPSFPNAIAWSQDNLLAVATAHFVTILRPDMPHGPRGIIKISPIEPFLFGFVERKDLISGCLLPISLYRDDKPVVQSISWSPLGISLNSGCLLAVCTSEGHVKVYRPPFCDFCSEWIEVVNVSERLFEYLQCTEFQGTGTPLEFSKRNASDEIDSVAKPKKKSLKTVPENDMLPVISADQYATRSAVLSSIVVSWSPLLHDIHATVSLLAVGGKSGKISLWRFYAPDCYTIEGGKIPSAVKFVGFLEAHNSWVTTISWLSFSVNSSNPQILLVTGSSDGSVKVWLGDYHKLIKSTEVDQNVFILLKEVITVNVVPVSVLSVTVHVQCSSKMLLAIGKGSGSFEIWLCDISSKEFNKLGSYDAHDYIVTGLAWAFGGRCLYSCSQDNLVRSWILRDRCLDEVPVHMPHNNNSSSASDDVYDSCLGAAVSPGNLVVATVHCFDVEKLNRMYEGRVLRAAIEYHWIGGLHVDICLNRPVPFYTEELSGLAEKDLTNWGSNIIWSLNQYQCLDRP
- the LOC112746148 gene encoding uncharacterized protein isoform X2, translating into MDGFDLHFPLWNKEEGRATLTSDKHMASSSSSPAPLQTTMLLGSPSFPNAIAWSQDNLLAVATAHFVTILRPDMPHGPRGIIKISPIEPFLFGFVERKDLISGCLLPISLYRDDKPVVQSISWSPLGISLNSGCLLAVCTSEGHVKVYRPPFCDFCSEWIEVVNVSERLFEYLQCTEFQGTGTPLEFSKRNASDEIDSVAKPKKKSLKTVPENDMLPVISADQYATRSAVLSSIVVSWSPLLHDIHATVSLLAVGGKSGKISLWRFYAPDCYTIEGGKIPSAVKFVGFLEAHNSWVTTISWLSFSVNSSNPQILLVTGSSDGSVKVWLGDYHKLIKSTEVDQNVFILLKEVITVNVVPVSVLSVTVHVQCSSKMLLAIGKGSGSFEIWLCDISSKEFNKLGSYDAHDYIVTGLAWAFGGRCLYSCSQDNLVRSWILRDRCLDEVPVHMPHNNNSSSASDDVYDSCLGAAVSPGNLVVATVWFIALMLRN